TTGATGATTCGTTCGCCGCAGGCCAGCAGCACGAACGCCGAACTCAAGCGGCCAATCCAGATTGCGATCGGACTGCGCGCCACGTTGGCAACCGGTCCGGCGAGCGAGGTATCGCGTGCGATCATCGCAATGAACAGCGCCCCCGCGAAAATTGACATATAGAACACATAAGGCACCAGGCCGTGTTCGCGTTTGTGACCCCAGTGCATCGCCAGCGCCAGCGCAAACAGCGCCGCGAGCGCGAGCATCGCAACAATGAGGACGATCAGTATTTCGGTCATGTTAGTTTCTCATCCAATACTGCATTTGGAGCGCAGGTACACGCCCAGCCGCGCCGGCACGGGCGGGCTGAAGCGGCCGAGCATATCGATCACCCGCCGTCCCATCAGGGCCGGCCAGGCCAGAACGGCGACGAGCGGGAGCAGGACCCCGCCGACGAGTCCCGCCGCCAGCTGGACAATGGCAAGCTGCTGCAGCGGCGCCAGCGCCTGGCCCGCATAGGCACCGGCCGCGGTCGCCGCCATCAACAGCGCCGAGCGCCAGGCGATCGCGCCGATGCTGGCCGGGTCGACTTTCAGTCGCACGCAGGCGGCCGTGGCGATGACCAGCGCGCGGGCGATCAGCGTACCCGCCGCAACCAGGGCGGCCATCAGGGGACCCTGCGCCGCGAACAGCCACAACGCCACGGCGGCGCCGGCCAGCACGGGTACCTGCAGGATGCTTTCCAGGTGCTTGCCGCCGGTATTCCACAATACAGGGGTGGACAGGCCCCAGCAGACATAGGCCGGCATCGCCAGTGCCAATGTCGCCAGCACCGGGCCCGACGGTTCCCAGCCCGGGCCGTACAACACGGCGATCAGTTGCGGTGCCACGCAGGACAGCAGCACGAACACAGGCGCCACCAGGATCCAGACACTGGCCTGGATGGCGACATAGGCCTCGCGCAACCGGGCCGGATCGTCCTGCAGTTTCGTGCCGGCCGCCAGGAACGCCGGTTGCAATGCCGTCAGGAACAGCGAATTGGGCGTGTTCGCAAGGTTGTAGCCGATCGTGTAGATACCGACCGCGTGCGCGTTCAGGAACCGTCCCAGCAGCAGGCGGTCGATATTGTTCAGCAACCAGTTGCACAGATTGGTGAAGAACACGGTGACACCGACCGACGTCGAACGCCCTCCCCCGGGTACCACAGCAATGGCTTGATCGAATGGGGCGACCGGATATAGGTCATCACAAGCCCCGCGGCAGCCTGCGACAGCCAGGCCCCCACGAGTGCCCAGACGCCAGCACCCAGCCAGGCCAGCGTAATGCCCACCAGCAGGTAACCCACGACGTAGCTGACGATCTGGATGATGTTGATCATGCGGAAGTCGAGCTTGCGGCGCAACAGGTTGGTGCCGGGCGTCGTGACCGCGTTGAGCACGCAGGTCAGGCTGAGCCAGCGGACGATGTCGACGATGCGCGGTTCCTTGAAGTACTCCGCCACGAGCGGGGCGCACAAGAAGAGCACGACCGATGCCAGGCCGCCGGACAACAGCTGCCACGTGAACGCAAAACGAATGTCCTGCTCCGTCAGGGTCTGGTTCTGCACGAGCCCCCAGGAGAACCCGAAGTCGGCAACGAAGTTGCTGAGCGTGAGCACGATCAGCCCCATCGCGAACAGGCCGTAGGTTTCCGGCCCCAGCAGCCGCGCCAGGACGACCTGGGTCAGCAACTGCAATACGAACCGGATGACCGTGCCGACCGCTGCCCATTTGACCGCGCTGACGCTCTTCTGCTTGATATCACTGCTCATGTTTCACCGCCGCCAGGCAGGCCCGTTTCAGCTGTTGGGTGCGAGGTTGGCCGAGGCACCGATCAGGCGCGCCCGGTCCGGTGCGGGCAGGTTGCCCACCAGCGCGCGGATGAATTCGCCTTGCAGCGCGTAGGCGCGCGAGGCGTCGGTATCGATCGACGAGACGCGCACCAGCATGCCGTCGGGCACCTGGCCCGTCAGGCCGATCTTGAGCTCCTGCAGCCGCTGGTCGAAGCCAGGGCGTGTGATCGTGTCGCCGATCGTGATCCAGTAGGTGATGGGCTCGCTGCGCGCACCCGCCACCGCGAGCAGCTGGCGCACCGGCAGCGCGCCCTGGTCGGTCGCCACTTCGGCGGACTTCACGTCGCGGATCCCGAATCCCTGGGCGGCGTAGCACACTTCCGGCTTGTGCACGCCCATGTTGTCGCTCTGGTCGCCGCCATACGCGATCGACAGCATCACGCGCTCGCCGCGCGAGTTCATGTAGGTCCGCGACAGCGTCTGGTTATAGATACGGTTCAGGCGCGTCTGGGTGTCCGGATCCACTTGCAGCGGCACGACCATCGGGTCGACTTTCCAGTCGCCGAAGTTGCGTGGCACGCCCGTGTCGAGATCGAACTTCGCGCGCTTGTCGGCCATCTTGGCCGTCGGCGCCACCGCGTAGGTGATGGCCGCCGTCGACGCCATCAGTGCGAACAGCACGGTACCGAGGGTCTTGTTCTTCATGCGTGTACTCCACGACGTTCACGGCGTCGGACGACCCACTGCAGCAGCGAATCCATCGACAGGATCAGTATCAGCGCCGTCACGAACAGCACCATCCCGGCAAAACCGTGCAGGAAGCCCTGCCCCGCCGCATCGCCCAGGTAGAAAGTCACGAGCGTCAGCACGATCACGCGGATCACGTTGGCCGTAAACGAGATCGGAACGATCAGCACCGCCAGTGCCAGGTTGCGGAACGCCGACGTATGGCGCACGACGTTCAGGTAGAACAGGCCCAGCGCTTCGAGCGTCAGCAACGTCTGCAGCCCCGCGCACGCGTCGGCCACCAGCAACTGGTACTGGCCGATCTGCAGGATCACGCCACTGCGTGCGATCGGCAAGCCGGCGGCGTACAGGATATGTTCGGTGACATACGATACGGCCATCTTCATCGGCATCGTCAGCATGCTGACGATCGGTCCCGGCAGCGGTACCAGGAACAGCATGAAGAAGAACGGGAACCACTGGACGCGCAGGCTCGGCGTCCCGCGCTGCAGCAGCACGAGCGCGATCGCCACGAACTGCAGCGACAGGATCTCGAACGAGAGGATCTGCTGCGAACGTCCGAGAATGTACATCAGCAGGCCGAGACCCAGCAGGCCCCAGCCGGCGCGCGACGGCTGCACGGGCTGCGCCATCATCGTTGGCAGGTTACGCCACATCAACCACAGCGACAGCGCCAGGATGATCGGGCCGTGGGCCTGCTCCTCGCCCATCCATGCCCCGGTCGGCGACAACAGGCGGTACAGCGTCGGGACCAGCAGCAGGACAAAACCGGCGGCGATGGGCAGCCAGTCGGGAGCGGACCGGCGCAGGGCGGTCATGCCGTCCTGCGCGGCTAATTTCTCGGCCATGTCCATCAGAAGCTCACGAGCACGGAACCGACGATCTTGACGCCGGTTTGCGTCAGCTGGTCGCTCAGCGCGCTGACGGCGCTGACCGGCGTGGAATCCTTGCGAGCCACCAGCAGTACGCCACCGGCGCGGGCGGCGACGGCGACCGCATCTGCGGCCGTCGCCGGCACGTCGTACAGCACCACGTCATAGCGGCTTTCCAGCTGCGTGTTGAGGGCCGTGAAGCTCTCACGGCTGAGCAACTCCTGCGGGTTCGGCGGCAACGTGCCGGCCCCCAGCACCGACAGGTCGACGAACGACTCGATGCGGGTGATCGCACCGAGGTCGGCACGACCGGCCAGCGTATCCGACAGGCCCTGGCGCTGCGTCAGGTTGAAGATCTCGTGCTGGCGCGGCTTGCGCAGGTTGGCATCGACCAGCAGCGTCTGTTCGCCCAGTTGGGAAAACACGACCGCCAGGTTGGCCGCAAACAGGCTGGCGCCGTCACCTGGCCGGGCGCTCATCACGACCAGCGATTTGTGTCCGCGCGCGAACCAGCGCAGCATCAGCTGGCTGCGCACGGCGCGCAACGTTTCCACCTGTGGCGTGAACGGCTGGTAGGCCGCCACCAGTTGCGAAGAATACTTGCCTTCGCCAGCCTGCAGGTATGGATAGTCGAACTGGCGCGCCAGGACCTGCTGGATGTCCGCTTCGGTAATCAACCCGAGGCGCTGGGCCGCTTCGCCGAAGCGAATCCCCAGTTCCTTCTGCATCCGCAGCACGCGTTCAGCTCCCTCTGGCGTGATCTTGCCCGATTCCAGCAGCAGGCCACCGATACTGGAGCCGGCATTGCGGGACGGCGTTGCCGCGGCCAGGGGAATGGTTGCTTGGTTCATCACTATCTCCAACAAATCAGGTTAAACGCAGGCGGCGCGGCATCAGCGAACCCAGCACGCCAGTGCGACGGTGGGCCGACTGCTTCCAGTCGATCGTGCCCAGCATCGGAATCTCCAGCCCTTCGCTCAGGTCGTTCGCCGAACGGACACGGCGATCGAGCAGTTCGATGACGAGCGCGGCGCCGAAGCCCAGCATGATGCCCAGGAAGACGGACAGCAGCAGGTTGCGGAACACCTTCGGACCGTCCGGCTCGGTCGGCACCGTGGCCGGATTCAGGATCGCCACGTCGGACTGCTCGGCCTGGCCTTCGATCCGGGTCTGCGAACCGCGCTGCGACGTCGCGTCGAAGGCGCGCTGCGCGCTTTCCACGTCCTTCAGCAGCACGCCCATCTCGTCGCGAGTACGGTTCAGTTCCAGCACCTTGGCCTTCTGTTCGGCCAGCGCGGCGCGGATCTGGGATTCACGCTGCGACAGCACGGTTGCGTTGTTGCCCACGCTTTGCGACGTCAGGCTGATCTGTTCGTTCAGGTCGCGGCGCAGCTTGGCCACTTCGGCCTGGGCGCTCTGGTATTGCGGGTGGTTACGACCCAGGCGCTGGCCGACTTCGGCCAGTTTCGCTTCGGCGTTGCCGAGGCCGACGCGCAGGTTCTGGATCAGCGGGTTGGCGTTGACATCGGGGGACGCGCCGGAGCTGCCCTGCGCCATGCGCTGGCGCGACGTCGCTTCCATCAGCTGGGCCTGCGCGGCGACGAGCTGTGCGGACAGGTCGTTCAACCGGTTCGACTCGACATCCAGGCGGTTGTCGACGCTGACGATACCGTGTTCCTGCTGGTACTTGGACAGGCGGCTCTGCGCCTTTTCCAGGTTGTCGCGCAGCAGCTTGGTCTGCTGGTCGAAGTAGTTCGATGCGCGCCGCATCGGATCGACCTTCAGTTGTACCGCGGCGTGCATGTATTCTTCGGCGAAGGCGTTGGCGACCGCGGCAACGAACTGCGGATCCGAACCGCTGAAGCCGATCTCGACCACACTGCTCTCTCGCGACGGCGCCACGTCCAGCTTGCGCAGCAGCAGGTTGGCCAGCCAGTCACGCACCGTGCCCTGGCCTTTGGTCGCCTCGTTGAACTGCTCGATGACGGCCGGGCTGTTCGCCAGCTGCATACGGTCGATGACGCGCAACGCAACATTCTTGCTGCCGATGATGTCGATCTGCGTGGCCATGTAGCCGGGCAGCAGGTTGCCCGGCATCGTCATGCCGGTCAGCGGGTCGACACCTTTGTAGTTCAGCAGCACCGTGCTGTTCGCTTTGTACGTCTTCGGCATCAGCAGGCTGAGGACCGTGGTGGCGAGCACCACGGCCAGCAGCGTACCCAGCACGATTTTCTTGCGCGCCCGGAGAATCAGCAGGAGTTGAGAGAGATTCATGAATACACCTTACACTTGAGGAAACGCGAAAGCCGCGTTAGAACAGGCTTTCCTTGACGTACACGATATCGTCCGTCTGCAGCAGGTCATCATGCTTGGCGTCGAGGACCTGGATCTTGCCCTGGGCATCGCGGCGCTTGATGCGCATGCCGCGTTCGGTGCCGCGCTGGGTCAGGCCACCGCCGACGGCCAGCGCCTGCAGTACCGTCATCGAACGCTCCA
This is a stretch of genomic DNA from Pseudoduganella chitinolytica. It encodes these proteins:
- a CDS encoding oligosaccharide flippase family protein — encoded protein: MFFTNLCNWLLNNIDRLLLGRFLNAHAVGIYTIGYNLANTPNSLFLTALQPAFLAAGTKLQDDPARLREAYVAIQASVWILVAPVFVLLSCVAPQLIAVLYGPGWEPSGPVLATLALAMPAYVCWGLSTPVLWNTGGKHLESILQVPVLAGAAVALWLFAAQGPLMAALVAAGTLIARALVIATAACVRLKVDPASIGAIAWRSALLMAATAAGAYAGQALAPLQQLAIVQLAAGLVGGVLLPLVAVLAWPALMGRRVIDMLGRFSPPVPARLGVYLRSKCSIG
- a CDS encoding oligosaccharide flippase family protein, which gives rise to MSSDIKQKSVSAVKWAAVGTVIRFVLQLLTQVVLARLLGPETYGLFAMGLIVLTLSNFVADFGFSWGLVQNQTLTEQDIRFAFTWQLLSGGLASVVLFLCAPLVAEYFKEPRIVDIVRWLSLTCVLNAVTTPGTNLLRRKLDFRMINIIQIVSYVVGYLLVGITLAWLGAGVWALVGAWLSQAAAGLVMTYIRSPHSIKPLLWYPGEGVRRRSVSPCSSPICATGC
- the epsI gene encoding exosortase-associated protein EpsI, B-type, whose protein sequence is MKNKTLGTVLFALMASTAAITYAVAPTAKMADKRAKFDLDTGVPRNFGDWKVDPMVVPLQVDPDTQTRLNRIYNQTLSRTYMNSRGERVMLSIAYGGDQSDNMGVHKPEVCYAAQGFGIRDVKSAEVATDQGALPVRQLLAVAGARSEPITYWITIGDTITRPGFDQRLQELKIGLTGQVPDGMLVRVSSIDTDASRAYALQGEFIRALVGNLPAPDRARLIGASANLAPNS
- the xrtB gene encoding exosortase B, translating into MAEKLAAQDGMTALRRSAPDWLPIAAGFVLLLVPTLYRLLSPTGAWMGEEQAHGPIILALSLWLMWRNLPTMMAQPVQPSRAGWGLLGLGLLMYILGRSQQILSFEILSLQFVAIALVLLQRGTPSLRVQWFPFFFMLFLVPLPGPIVSMLTMPMKMAVSYVTEHILYAAGLPIARSGVILQIGQYQLLVADACAGLQTLLTLEALGLFYLNVVRHTSAFRNLALAVLIVPISFTANVIRVIVLTLVTFYLGDAAGQGFLHGFAGMVLFVTALILILSMDSLLQWVVRRRERRGVHA
- the epsG gene encoding chain length determinant protein tyrosine kinase EpsG, whose product is MNQATIPLAAATPSRNAGSSIGGLLLESGKITPEGAERVLRMQKELGIRFGEAAQRLGLITEADIQQVLARQFDYPYLQAGEGKYSSQLVAAYQPFTPQVETLRAVRSQLMLRWFARGHKSLVVMSARPGDGASLFAANLAVVFSQLGEQTLLVDANLRKPRQHEIFNLTQRQGLSDTLAGRADLGAITRIESFVDLSVLGAGTLPPNPQELLSRESFTALNTQLESRYDVVLYDVPATAADAVAVAARAGGVLLVARKDSTPVSAVSALSDQLTQTGVKIVGSVLVSF
- the epsF gene encoding chain length determinant protein EpsF, whose protein sequence is MNLSQLLLILRARKKIVLGTLLAVVLATTVLSLLMPKTYKANSTVLLNYKGVDPLTGMTMPGNLLPGYMATQIDIIGSKNVALRVIDRMQLANSPAVIEQFNEATKGQGTVRDWLANLLLRKLDVAPSRESSVVEIGFSGSDPQFVAAVANAFAEEYMHAAVQLKVDPMRRASNYFDQQTKLLRDNLEKAQSRLSKYQQEHGIVSVDNRLDVESNRLNDLSAQLVAAQAQLMEATSRQRMAQGSSGASPDVNANPLIQNLRVGLGNAEAKLAEVGQRLGRNHPQYQSAQAEVAKLRRDLNEQISLTSQSVGNNATVLSQRESQIRAALAEQKAKVLELNRTRDEMGVLLKDVESAQRAFDATSQRGSQTRIEGQAEQSDVAILNPATVPTEPDGPKVFRNLLLSVFLGIMLGFGAALVIELLDRRVRSANDLSEGLEIPMLGTIDWKQSAHRRTGVLGSLMPRRLRLT